One region of Miscanthus floridulus cultivar M001 chromosome 19, ASM1932011v1, whole genome shotgun sequence genomic DNA includes:
- the LOC136529284 gene encoding pentatricopeptide repeat-containing protein At5g18475-like, with product MKPPPALPWISPLQYRSPARSAPPSPPSPPPPPPPTRPPRYLHHPELARLIASSPSAQRALDLFNAASSQRGFSHTPATFSALLVRLARARLPRAAAAVLHRTASEPCRFQEPQFLPLVRLLPPDHALALLRFLPALLRTSRVSHKALAVCLDRLVSSRGCHGVLDELLADLRDPRNKYLPRPNTCVYNILIKHYVKNGELETAFKVLDEMREYTCADVKPNLVTYSTLIGGLCRGGKMMEAFELFEEMIEKDRIVPDQLLYNVIIDGFCRLGQVDKARAIFGFMRKNECEPNAFNYATLINGHCKKADIEAARSVFEEMRNAGVEPDAVSYTALIGCLCRHGSVDEGINLVLEMKQKGCSADVVTYNLVIEGLCKDGRTVEAMDLLESVPLEGVKLNVASYRILMNCLCSRGEMDKAVGLLGLMLGRGFLPHYAASNNLLIGLCDAGRIADATMALYGLADAGFMPEARCWERLVETVCRERKQRRSTELLDVLVGVG from the coding sequence ATGAAACCCCCGCCCGCACTCCCCTGGATCTCCCCGCTGCAGTACCGCAGCCCCGCCCGCAGCGCGCCGCCCTCCCCACCGTCTCCCCCGCCTCCACCCCCTCCCACCCGGCCGCCGCGGTACCTCCACCACCCGGAACTCGCGCGCCTCATCGCGTCCTCCCCGTCCGCGCAGCGCGCGCTCGACCTCTTCAACGCGGCCTCCTCCCAGCGCGGCTTCTCCCACACGCCGGCCACCTTCTCGGCGCTCCTCGTCCGCCTCGCGCGCGCGCGGctcccgcgcgccgccgccgccgtgctccaCCGAACCGCCTCCGAGCCCTGCCGGTTCCAGGAGCCGCAGTTCCTGCCGCTCGTCCGCCTCCTCCCGCCCGACCACGCGCTCGCGCTCCTCCGCTTCCTGCCCGCGCTGCTCCGCACGAGCCGCGTCTCACACAAGGCGCTCGCCGTCTGCCTGGACCGCCTCGTCTCCTCCCGCGGCTGTCACGGCGTCCTCGACGAGCTCCTAGCCGACCTGCGCGACCCCCGGAACAAGTACCTTCCAAGGCCTAACACATGCGTCTACAACATCCTCATCAAGCACTATGTTAAAAACGGCGAATTGGAGACCGCCTTCAAAGTGCTCGACGAAATGCGCGAGTACACCTGCGCTGACGTGAAGCCGAACTTGGTCACCTATTCAACATTGATCGGTGGGCTCTGCCGTGGCGGTAAGATGATGGAAGCGTTTGAGCTATTCGAGGAGATGATCGAGAAGGACCGCATTGTGCCTGATCAGCTGTTGTACAATGTGATAATCGATGGGTTCTGTAGACTGGGGCAGGTGGATAAGGCTCGAGCAATCTTTGGATTTATGAGGAAGAACGAGTGTGAGCCCAATGCCTTCAATTATGCCACGCTGATTAATGGGCACTGTAAGAAAGCGGACATTGAGGCGGCGAGATCGGTGTTTGAGGAGATGAGGAATGCTGGTGTGGAGCCAGATGCTGTGAGTTACACTGCACTGATCGGCTGCCTTTGCAGGCATGGAAGTGTGGATGAGGGCATCAATCTTGTTTTGGAGATGAAGCAGAAGGGGTGTAGTGCTGATGTCGTCACATACAATCTGGTGATTGAGGGGCTGTGTAAAGATGGGCGGACAGTGGAAGCAATGGACCTGCTTGAGAGTGTACCGCTGGAAGGAGTTAAGTTGAACGTCGCGAGCTATCGGATCTTAATGAACTGCTTGTGCTCCCGTGGGGAGATGGACAAGGCAGTTGGCTTGCTGGGATTGATGCTTGGACGAGGGTTTCTACCTCACTATGCAGCGTCAAACAACCTGTTGATTGGTCTGTGTGATGCTGGGCGCATAGCAGATGCTacgatggcattgtatgggttaGCTGATGCAGGCTTCATGCCAGAGGCTAGATGTTGGGAGAGGCTTGTGGAGACTGTGTGCCGGGAGAGAAAGCAAAGGAGATCTACTGAGCTACTAGATGTCTTGGTTGGCGTAGGTTGA